The Bradyrhizobium guangxiense genomic sequence CCCACGAGCTGTTCACGGTCATCGAGGCGGCCCAGGCCGGGCTCCTGGCCGACAAGCGCGCTGAACTCGATCAGCGGCTCGGCGAGCGCCGCGAAGTGTTGCCCTGAGGGCGGCCGGCCTTCCCGCCCGGCTGTTTGCTCCTATATCCCTGGTATGTTCGGTGCAAGCTTGGCCGTCCGATGGCCCGCGGCCCGGAATATGTGGTTGCGTCCAGGACACTAGCGCCCCGGCCCAAGTCCGGCTAAGCCTCCCGGCACAACCGATAGAGATTGGGAAATGCCCGATAGCGTTCAGGAAGTCTTGCAGGCCTTTGCCCGGGGAGAGCTCGTGGTCGTCACCGACGACGAGGACCGCGAGGGGGAGGGCGATCTGATCGTCGCCGCCTCGCTCTGCACCGCCGAGAAGATGGCGTTCATCATCCGCCACACCTCGGGCATCGTCTGCGCGCCCGTGACCACCGAGGACGCCCGCCGCCTGCGGCTCGATCCGATGGTGGCCCATAACGATTCCGCGCACACCACCGCGTTCACGGTCTCGATCGACTACAAACCCGACGGCGGCACCGGCATTTCCGCCGAGGAGCGCGCCTCGTGCTGTCGTGCTCTGGCCAATCCCAATGTCGGCGCCAACGATTTCGCCCGGCCGGGCCACATCTTTCCGCTGATCGCCAAGGATGGCGGCGTGCTGCTGCGCTCGGGCCATACCGAGGCCGCCGTCGATCTCTGCAAGCTCTCCGGCCTGCCGCCGGTCGGCGTCATCAGCGAGTTGATGAACGACGATGGCAGCGTGATGAAGGGTGAACAGGTCGCGCAGTTCGCGGCCAGGCACAAGCTCAAGCACGTCACCATCGCGGACATGATCGCCTATCGCCAGGCGCGTGAAAAGCTGATCGAGCGGGTCTCGACCTTCGTCACCGAAAGCCCGATCGGTCCGCTGCAGGGCTATGCCTACCGCTCGCCGTTCGATTCCATTGCCCACGTCGCCTTCGTCTACAACGGCGTCGGTGACGGCAAGAACGTGCTGACACGTTTTCACAAGCCGAACATCGTCAAGGACATCTTCACCGGGCACAAGCGCATGGCGGCCGTGCTGGAGCATTTCAAGAAGTCCGGCCGTGGGGTGCTGGTCTATTTGCGCGACGGTGCGGCCGGTGTGCCCGTCGCGGCGCTGCCGGACGAGACGCAGACCGAGGCCGACCGCAACCGCCAGTGGCGCGAGGTTGGCGTCGGCGCGCAGATCCTGCGCGACCTCGGCGTCACCTCGATCCGGCATCTCACCTCCTCGGTGCACGACTACAAGGGCCTGTCGGGCTTCGGCATCGAGATCGTCGCCAACGAGCAGCTCGAGAGCTGACGCATAGCGTCATTCCGGGATGGCGCTGAAAGCGCCAGACCCGGAATCTCGGAGTGATGGATAAGGAGATTCCGGGTTCGATGCTTTGCATCGCCCCGGAATGACCGAAACCAGGATGCAATTGCACTTGTTGCCGCGGCGCTTTAATTTGTCGGGCAATTTCTAGACGGAACCAGACGAAAGGACGTTTCATGAGCGTGCGCCCTCAGGCCAAGGACAAGCCGGCTGCGGCTTCTTTCCAGTGGGACGATCCGTTCCTGCTCGACGAGCAGCTGACCGAAGACGAGCGCATGGTGCGCGACACCGCCCGCGCTTATGCGCAGGACAAGCTGCTGCCGCGCGTCTCCAAGGCCTATCTGGAGGAGAAGACCGACCGCGAGATCTTCAACGAGATGGGCGAGCTCGGCCTGATCGGCATCACGCTGCCGGAAGAATATGGCTGTGCCAATGCGAGCTACGTCGCCTATGGCCTCGTCGCACGCGAGATCGAGCGAGTCGATTCCGGCTATCGCTCAATGAACTCGGTGCAGTCCTCGTTGGTGATGTACCCGATCTACGCCTATGGCGACGAGAACCAGCGCAAGAAGTACCTGCCGAAGCTCGCCAGCGGCGAGTGGGTCGGTTGCTTCGGCCTGACCGAGCCCGATGCGGGCTCCGATCCGGCCGGCATGAAGACCCGCGCCGAGAAGGTCTCGGACGGCTATCGCCTCACCGGCAGCAAGATGTGGATCTCCAACGCGCCGATCGCCGACGTGTTCGTGGTCTGGGCCAAGTCGGCCGCGCATGACAACCAGATCCGCGGCTTCGTGCTGGAGAAGGGCATGAAGGGCCTGTCCGCACCAAAGATCGGCGGCAAGCTCTCGCTCCGCGCCTCCATCACCGGCGAGGTCGTGATGGACGGGGTTGTCGTCCCCGAGGACGCGCTGCTGCCCAACGTCTCCGGCCTGAAGGGTCCGTTCGGCTGCCTCAACCGCGCCCGCTATGGCATCTCCTGGGGCGCGTTAGGGGCGGCCGAGGACTGCATGCATCGCCCCCGCCAGTACACGCTCGACCGCAAGCAGTTCGGCAAGCCGCTCGCCGCGACGCAGCTGGTGCAGAAGAAGCTCGCGGACATGGAGACCGAGATCGCGCTGGGGCTTCAGGGCTCGCTCCGCGTCGGCCGTCTGATGGACGAGGGCAAGTTCGCGCCCGAGATGATCTCGATCATGAAGCGCAACAATTGCGGCAAGGCCCTCGACATCGCCCGTACTGCTCGCGACATGCACGGCGGCAACGGCATCTCGATCGAGTACCACGTGATGCGCCACGTCCATAACCTCGAGACGGTCAACACCTACGAGGGCACCCACGACGTTCACGCCCTGATCCTGGGCCGCGCCATCACGGGCATTCAGGCGTTTTTCTGATTTGGTTCTCCGTCATTCCGGGGACGCCCGAAGGGCGAACCCGGAATCTCGAGATTCCGGGTGCGACGCTTCGCATCGCCCCGGAATGACATCAAAGAACAAGAAGAGGCCATGTCCGACAACGACGACGTCCCGTTCAACCGCAACTTCCCATTGAAGGCCGGCGTCGTCGAGGAAGTCCGCCCCGGCGTGCGACGCGTGCTCTGCAATAATCCGAGCCCGTTCACCTTCACCGGCACGGTCAGCTACATCGTGGGGACCGGCAATGTCGCGATCATCGATCCCGGTCCGGACGACGAGGCGCATGCGGCGGCGCTGCTCAATGCCGTGCGCGGCGAGACTGTGAGCCATATCTTCGTCACCCACACCCACCGCGACCATTCGCCGAACACCTCGCGGATCAAGCAGGCGACCGGGGCGCCGGTGTATGCCGAAGGCCCGCACCGGGCCTCGCGCCCGCGTTTCGAGAGCGAGAAGCACAATCCGGAATCCGGCGCCGATCGCGATTTTGCACCCGACGTCAACGTCGCGCATGGCGACGTCGTCGAAGGCGACGGCTGGCGGCTCGAGGCCGTGGCGACGCCGGGGCACACCGCCAATCATCTGGCGTTCGCCTGGCCGGAGCGAAAGTTCAACTTCGTCGGCGATCACGTGATGGGCTGGTCCACCTCGATCGTGGCGCCGCCCGACGGCTCGATGATCGACTACATGGATTCGCTCGACCGCCTCGCCGCCCGCGAGGAAGACCTGTATTTCTCCGGCCACGGCCCCGAGATTCCGGAGGGCCAGCGCTTCGTGCGCTTCCTGATCCGTCACCGCAAGGCGCGTGAGGCCTCGATCCTGCATCGCCTTGCCAAGGGCGAGACCGACATCCCGACCATGGTCCGCGCAATCTACATCGGCATCGATCCTAGGCTGACGACGGCCGCCGGCTATTCCGTGCTGGCGCACCTCGAAGACTTGGTCGCGCGCGGCGTGGTGGCGACGGATGGCGATCCCGTGATCGGCGGGACGTACCGGATGGCGGGCGCCTAGTCCTTCGCTGTCATTCCGGGGCGCGCGCCAGCGCGAGCCCGGAATCCATTCATCCACCAACTCTGCGGCTCAATGGATTCCGGGCTCGGTCCTGCGGACCGCCCCGGAATGACGGTCGAGGCTATTTCTTCACCGTCTTTGCCGGTGCCTTCGGCGGCGTCACCGGCGTCTTCTTCACCGGCTTGAGCGCGTCGGCATCGGCGGCGGTGTTGAGATCGTCGATGAATTTCTTGACGCGCGCGGCGTTGCTGCCGAGATCGTTGTCGAAATTGCGCGAGGCCGAGCGGATATCGACGCGGGAATCATCGCCGTCCGCCACGAATCTGATCGAAATGTCCTCGCGGAACCCCATGATCGGCGTGCGCGCCACGGCCTCGATGCGGCCGATGCGGCGCGGTGGCTGCGGTGCGCGCTCGTCGATGACGGTCCATTTGCGCTTGTTGACGAGCTGGAGCGCGATCGCATAGGCGCGGTCGACGGAAATCTCGAGCTCGACGGGCTCGACGTCGGGATAGAAATGGCGCTGCTGCTCCGCCGAATAGAGGCCGGCATAAACTGCGCTGTTGGTGCCTTCGCCGGTGCGCAGGCGCGCCAGAGCCTCGAAACGCGGCGGGTCGATCGGGTCGGTTGTGATGTCGTAGATCGCCGGCAGCTTGCGATATTGCAAGGCCAGATAAGCGGGATAGGCGAGGATCGCCCCGTCGATCAGGAACGCGAGCAGGATGCGCGCCATGCCGCGCGAGCCGTTCTGCCAGATCGCGGCGAAGCCGGCGAGCCCGAACAGGATCGAGAGGCCGGCGATGGCGAGTCCGCCAAAGAAGGTCGCAAGCGCCGGCTTCGGCTCCAGGAAGTCGAAGCGGACGATGATGATCGACACCACCACCGCCACCACCGCGAACACGGCCAAATTGCGCGCCCAGCTCGCGAGGCTTGACACGGGCTCCGATTGATAGGGAGCGGAAAACCTGCGGGCCATCGGATGAAGCTCTGCCGGGGTTGGCGATGCCGGCCGATCCGGCGCGACGATGGGCCGTTGAGACCACGGCCGACGGGCAAATTCAAGAGATACCGGGCTGTTACTGCCCGTCATTCCGGGATGGTCCGAAGGACCAGACCCGGAATCTCGAGATTCCGGGTCGGCTCTTCGAGCCGCCCGGAATGACGTTGTGTGTGAGCCTTACGCCGCCGCGTTCGGGAAGCGGTAATCCCTAAACTGGTCGCGCAGCGCCGTCTTCAGGATCTTGCCGGTGGCGGTATGCGGAATGCCTTCGACGAAGGCAACGTCGTCGGGCATCCACCATTTGGCGATCTTGCCGTCCATGTATTTCAGGATCTCCTCACGCGTAGCCTGCTGGCCCTGCTTGAGCTGCACGATCAGAAGCGGCCGCTCGTCCCATTTGGGATGGAACACGCCGATCACGGCGGCTTCCGCCACGGCCGGATGACCGACCGCGAGATTTTCGAGGTCGATCGAGGAGATCCACTCGCCGCCGGACTTGATCACGTCCTTGGAGCGGTCGGTGATCCGCATGTAACCGTCCTCGTCGATGGTCGAGACGTCGCCGGTGTCGAAGAAGCCATCCTCGTCGAGAATGTTGGTGTCGACGCGGTAATAGGCCTTGGCGACGGCGGGGCCGGAGACCTTGAGGCGACCGAAGGTCTTGCCGTCCCAGGGCAGCTCCTTGCCGGCATCGTCGGTGATCTTCATCTGCACGGCGAAGGGGGCATAGCCCTGCATCTGCAGCACGTCGAGCCTGGCATCGCCGGTGGCGTTCTGGAATGGCGGCTTCAGCGCCGCGACGCTGCCGATCGGGCTCATCTCGGTCATGCCCCAGGCGTGACGCACGTTCGAGCCCATGTCGAGGAACGCCTTGATCATCGAGCGCGGCATCGCCGAGCCGCCGCAGATCACCATCTTCAGGTCCGGCAGCTTGAGATTATTGGCGGACATGTGCTGGAGCAGCATCAGCCACACCGTCGGCACGCCGGCCGTATGCGTCACCTTCTCGGTCGAGAGCAGCTCATAGACCGAGGCGCCGTCGAGCTTGGCACCGGGCATCACCAGCTTGGTGCCCTGCGAGGGGGCGGAGAAGGCGATGCCCCAGCTGTTGGCATGGAACAGCGGAACCACCGGCAGCATTGTCTCGGACGCGCTCGTGCCGAGGGCGTCGACATTGTTGGCCATCAGCGCGTGCAGCACGTTGGAGCGATGCGAATACAGCACACCTTTCGGGTCGCCCGTCGTGCCGGACGTGTAGCACATCGCGGCTGCCGTGTTCTCGTCAAAGTCCTTCCATTTGAATTTGCCGTCCGCCTGGGCGATCCAGTCCTCGTAGGCGATCACGTTCTTCAGCGTGGTCTCGGGCATGTGTGCCTTGTCGGTGAGCACGACGTAGCGCTCAACGCTCGGCAGCTTGTCTGCGATCTTCTCCAGGATCGGAACGAAGGTGAGATCGGTCATCACGATGCGGTCCTGCGCATGGTTGATGATCCAGGCGATCTGCTCGGGGAAAAGGCGGGGATTGACGGTATGGCAGATGGCGCCGATGCCCATGATGCCGTACCACACCTCGAGATGGCGCCAGGTGTTCCAGGCGATCGTCGCGACGCGGTCGCCGAGCTTGATGCCGTCACGCTCCAGCATCTGCGAGACCTTGAGCGCGCGCTTGTGGATCTCAGCGTAAGTGGTGCGATGGATCGGTCCTTCGATCGAGCGCGTGACCACCTCCTGCTTGCCATGAATTTTGGCGGCGTGTTCGATGATCCGGTGGCAGAGCAGGGGCCAATCTTGCATCAAACCAAGCATTCCGACGTTCCTCCGAGAAGTCGCTGGGCGCGTTGTCGCTCTCAGCGTTGGGCCAAAGATTGCCATGAGTTTTAGCCTGCCGGACTTTCGCCGCAAATGGTCTTGTCGCGGCTATATGTCCGCTCGGGCGGCAATGGTTACCGCTGCGCTCGGTTTAGCGCTCGGGTTCGCCGGGACGGCAGAGGCGCGAAGGCATGCATCCCCGCTGGATATCTTCGGGATCGGCGCACCCCGGCCGCGTCCCGCGGTGCATTCGGCCAAGATCCCGCTGCCGAGACCGCGCCCCGAGCAGGCGCCCAAGGCATCGGACGAGGCCCCGCCGGAAGCTGACGACAAGCCCCTCGCGGACAAGCCCGGCGCCGACAAGCCCGCCGAGGCTGCGCCGCCACCCCAGAAACCGGTCTCGGCCTGCCGTCTTGCCCTGACCGAGGAGATTGCGATCGCCCCCTCAATTCCTGACATCCGCGGCCCCGGCGCCTGCGGCGGCGAGGATCTGGTGCGGCTGGAAGCCGTCGTGCTGCCGGACAAGCGCAAGGTGACGGTCAAGCCGGCGGCGATCCTTCGCTGCACCATGGCGTCCGCGATCGCCGATTGGCTGCGCAAGGACATGGTGCCGCTGGCCACCAGCCTCGGCTCGACCATTGGCGAACTCGATAATTTCGACAGCTTTGAGTGCCGCGGCCGCAACCGCGTCACCGGTGCGCTGCTATCCGAGCACGGCAAGGCCAACGCGCTCGACGTCCGTGCCGTCAAGCTGGCCAACGGGCAGTCGATCGGCCTCACCGACCGCACCATGTCGCGCGAGGTGCGCGAGCGCGTGCTGCACTCGGTCTGCGCCCGCTTTTCCACTGTGCTCGGCCCGGGCTCGGACTGGTACCACGAGGACCATGTCCATCTCGACCTCGCGCAGCGGCGCAACGACTACCGGATCTGCCAGTGGAATGTCTGGGATCCGCTGCCACAGGTCGCGCCATTGCTGCCGGCGGAACGTCCCGAGGAGGCGCCGCCGCGCGAGATCGCGGCCAAGTCCGAGGCCAAGTCCGAGGCCAAGTCCGAGGCCAAGCCCGAGGCGAAGGATGGAGCCGACGACGAGGCGGTGGAAAAGGCCCAAGCGCCCGCGGAGAAGCCGGCGGCCGAAGGCAGCAAGACCAAGCCGCACAAGCCGGCAACAAAAAAGCGCCGGTGAACCGGCGCTTTTGGATCTCAGGGGATCAAGAGGCGATCAGTAGCTGCCGGCCTGGCCGGTTTGGCTGCCGCCGAGCGCAAGCCGCGAATTGTACGGCGAGTCGCCATGCTTCGGCTCAAGCACCACGACGATGGTGCCGACCTTGACGCGGTTGTAGAGGTCGATCGCGTCCTCATTGGTCAGGCGGATGCAGCCCGACGAGATCGAGGCGCCGATATATTCCGGCTGATTGGTGCCGTGGATGCGGAACAGCGTGTCCTTGCCGC encodes the following:
- a CDS encoding fatty-acid--CoA ligase; protein product: MLGLMQDWPLLCHRIIEHAAKIHGKQEVVTRSIEGPIHRTTYAEIHKRALKVSQMLERDGIKLGDRVATIAWNTWRHLEVWYGIMGIGAICHTVNPRLFPEQIAWIINHAQDRIVMTDLTFVPILEKIADKLPSVERYVVLTDKAHMPETTLKNVIAYEDWIAQADGKFKWKDFDENTAAAMCYTSGTTGDPKGVLYSHRSNVLHALMANNVDALGTSASETMLPVVPLFHANSWGIAFSAPSQGTKLVMPGAKLDGASVYELLSTEKVTHTAGVPTVWLMLLQHMSANNLKLPDLKMVICGGSAMPRSMIKAFLDMGSNVRHAWGMTEMSPIGSVAALKPPFQNATGDARLDVLQMQGYAPFAVQMKITDDAGKELPWDGKTFGRLKVSGPAVAKAYYRVDTNILDEDGFFDTGDVSTIDEDGYMRITDRSKDVIKSGGEWISSIDLENLAVGHPAVAEAAVIGVFHPKWDERPLLIVQLKQGQQATREEILKYMDGKIAKWWMPDDVAFVEGIPHTATGKILKTALRDQFRDYRFPNAAA
- a CDS encoding DUF1499 domain-containing protein, with translation MARRFSAPYQSEPVSSLASWARNLAVFAVVAVVVSIIIVRFDFLEPKPALATFFGGLAIAGLSILFGLAGFAAIWQNGSRGMARILLAFLIDGAILAYPAYLALQYRKLPAIYDITTDPIDPPRFEALARLRTGEGTNSAVYAGLYSAEQQRHFYPDVEPVELEISVDRAYAIALQLVNKRKWTVIDERAPQPPRRIGRIEAVARTPIMGFREDISIRFVADGDDSRVDIRSASRNFDNDLGSNAARVKKFIDDLNTAADADALKPVKKTPVTPPKAPAKTVKK
- a CDS encoding acyl-CoA dehydrogenase, yielding MSVRPQAKDKPAAASFQWDDPFLLDEQLTEDERMVRDTARAYAQDKLLPRVSKAYLEEKTDREIFNEMGELGLIGITLPEEYGCANASYVAYGLVAREIERVDSGYRSMNSVQSSLVMYPIYAYGDENQRKKYLPKLASGEWVGCFGLTEPDAGSDPAGMKTRAEKVSDGYRLTGSKMWISNAPIADVFVVWAKSAAHDNQIRGFVLEKGMKGLSAPKIGGKLSLRASITGEVVMDGVVVPEDALLPNVSGLKGPFGCLNRARYGISWGALGAAEDCMHRPRQYTLDRKQFGKPLAATQLVQKKLADMETEIALGLQGSLRVGRLMDEGKFAPEMISIMKRNNCGKALDIARTARDMHGGNGISIEYHVMRHVHNLETVNTYEGTHDVHALILGRAITGIQAFF
- a CDS encoding extensin family protein, with translation MSFSLPDFRRKWSCRGYMSARAAMVTAALGLALGFAGTAEARRHASPLDIFGIGAPRPRPAVHSAKIPLPRPRPEQAPKASDEAPPEADDKPLADKPGADKPAEAAPPPQKPVSACRLALTEEIAIAPSIPDIRGPGACGGEDLVRLEAVVLPDKRKVTVKPAAILRCTMASAIADWLRKDMVPLATSLGSTIGELDNFDSFECRGRNRVTGALLSEHGKANALDVRAVKLANGQSIGLTDRTMSREVRERVLHSVCARFSTVLGPGSDWYHEDHVHLDLAQRRNDYRICQWNVWDPLPQVAPLLPAERPEEAPPREIAAKSEAKSEAKSEAKPEAKDGADDEAVEKAQAPAEKPAAEGSKTKPHKPATKKRR
- a CDS encoding MBL fold metallo-hydrolase: MSDNDDVPFNRNFPLKAGVVEEVRPGVRRVLCNNPSPFTFTGTVSYIVGTGNVAIIDPGPDDEAHAAALLNAVRGETVSHIFVTHTHRDHSPNTSRIKQATGAPVYAEGPHRASRPRFESEKHNPESGADRDFAPDVNVAHGDVVEGDGWRLEAVATPGHTANHLAFAWPERKFNFVGDHVMGWSTSIVAPPDGSMIDYMDSLDRLAAREEDLYFSGHGPEIPEGQRFVRFLIRHRKAREASILHRLAKGETDIPTMVRAIYIGIDPRLTTAAGYSVLAHLEDLVARGVVATDGDPVIGGTYRMAGA
- the ribB gene encoding 3,4-dihydroxy-2-butanone-4-phosphate synthase; this translates as MPDSVQEVLQAFARGELVVVTDDEDREGEGDLIVAASLCTAEKMAFIIRHTSGIVCAPVTTEDARRLRLDPMVAHNDSAHTTAFTVSIDYKPDGGTGISAEERASCCRALANPNVGANDFARPGHIFPLIAKDGGVLLRSGHTEAAVDLCKLSGLPPVGVISELMNDDGSVMKGEQVAQFAARHKLKHVTIADMIAYRQAREKLIERVSTFVTESPIGPLQGYAYRSPFDSIAHVAFVYNGVGDGKNVLTRFHKPNIVKDIFTGHKRMAAVLEHFKKSGRGVLVYLRDGAAGVPVAALPDETQTEADRNRQWREVGVGAQILRDLGVTSIRHLTSSVHDYKGLSGFGIEIVANEQLES